The following is a genomic window from Hymenobacter monticola.
CCGTGAGCCAGCCCGTGCTGCAGGCCGCCGCTACCCAAGCCGACGTGTGCGCCGACCGTGGCCAGGCCTTTGGCGCCGTGGGCCTGCGCGTGACGGCCGACGACAGCGTGGCCAACCAGCTTTACACCTGGACCGGCCCCGCAGGGTACAACGCGGCGGGCAAGCGCGTGAGCGCGACGCCGGCTACAGCCGGTCGCCTGCGCTACACCGTGACCACGGCCACGCCCGGCACGAACTGCGCCAACCAGCAAACCGTGTCGGTGGTGGCCCGCCGCCAAACGGCAGCTGCGCCCGCCGGCATCGACTCGGTGGCCTGCGTGGGGGGCGCCGCCCGGCTGCGCAGCCGCTTGTTTGAAAACCAGCTGGCGGGCCCGTACCAGTTCACGGGAAGCGTGCAGATTCCGGATAACAACCCCACCGGGGTGCGCATTCCGCTGGTGGTGGCCGGCTCGGCCGAAAGCTTTTTCGACCTGCGCGGCATCCGCGTGAGCATTACCCACACCTACACCGGCGACCTGACCCTGTACGTGGAGGCGCCCGACGGCACCCGCGTGCTGCTGAGCAACATGCGCGGTGCCGCCGGCCAGAACTACCAGAACACGCTATTCATCGACTCGGTGGGGGCCCGCAGCCTGGGCGCCGGCGCTGCGCCCTTCACCGGCACCTGGCAGGTAGACGAGCCCACGGGCTTCGCCAAGCTGCGCAACGCGCCGCAGGCCGGCACCTGGAATTTGTTTGTGGTAGATGCCGGGCCGACGGACGTGGGCCCGGTGACGGCCTGGAGCCTTGTCACGCGCGACAACAACGTGACCTGGACCGGCCCCAACGGCATCACCGCCGTTGGCTCCGACGTGCGGGCCGCTGTGCCCGCCACGCCCGGCCGCTACCGCTACATCGGCATCACCACGGCCGGCGGCTGCACCTTCCGCGACACCGTGAGCGTGCGCGTGGCCCCCGGCCCGCAATGGCAGCGCCGCCAGAGCACCGACCTGGCCCTGGCCGCCAACTGGACCTGCCTGCCCACGCCCACCACCGACGCCGAAGTGCGCGGCGCCACCGGCGCCCAGCCCGTGCTCACCACGGGCATGGTGCAGGTGCGCAACCTCACGCTACGTGCCGGCACGGCCCTGGCCCTGAACGGCGGCACGCTGGAAGTGTACGGCACCCTGACCCTGGAAGCCGGTGCCACCATCGGCGGCATCGACGGCACGCTCAGCCTGCGCGGCGCCGCCGTGACCATCAGCGCGCCTAATGCCTCTTCCCTCAACGTGCCGAACCTACTGGTGAACCTGCCTGCCGCTACCGATACCGCGCGATTGGCGCAGTTTCTGACGGTGAACGCAGCGGCTGTGATGCAGCGAGGCATCCTGAAAACCACCCAACTCGCCCTGCTTAGCTTGTCTGGGACTGGGACCGGAATCACGGAAACGGCCGATTCCTACGTGTCCGGCTACGTCGCCACCGCCAGACAGCTGCAGCCAAATTCCAGCCAGAATTTTGGCGGAATAGGAATAACGGCAACGGTTGCGGGAGCTGTGACTCCTGGCACGGTAAACGTGTTGCGCGTTACCGACCGCGCCATTGGCCGCGCCCCGGCCCGCACCAGCATTCGGCGCTACTACTCGCTGTCGTACCCGCAAACCACGCTGGCCAGCGCCACCATGCGCCTGAGCTACCGCGACGCCGAGCTAAATGGCTTGAACGAGGCCGATTTGCAGCCTTTCGCTGCTGCCGCAATTACTTCTGCTCCCATCCAGGCGCCCACTTCCGGCTGGACGCCTTACGCGCGCACTGGTCAAAGCAGCGCCCTGAATTATGTCGATTTTGGTGGACCAGTACAGGCAACCTGGACGCTGAGCACGCCCGCCGCTATGCTGCCTACCCGCAGCGCCGTGGCTACCAATTTCGGCGTGCAGGCCCTGCCGGTGCCCTTCGGCGCCGACGGCTTCTCGCTGGCGCTGCAAGTGACGAAAGCACCGCGGGTGGCCTCGGTGGCCCTATACGACCTCACCGGTCGCCTGCTGGTGCAGCGCCCGCTGGCGGTGGCTTCCGGCCTCAGCGCCGTGGCCCTACCCGAGGCCGGCCGCCTGGCCGCCGGCGTGTACGTGGTGCGCGTGGTGCTCGATGGCGAAATCCAGACCCTGCGCGTGACGCGGGAATAAGCGCCTGTCATTGCGAGCGTAAGCGAATCAATCCGTCCTGTCAAGACCAGACGTGCTCTTTTACCAGAAAGCCCCGGTACCGCAATGGTGCCGGGGCTTTTTGCTGGGATAATATGGTTTAAAGGCTGCTCTGACTTGAGAAGGTCCTTCGCTGCGCTCAGGATGACAGACGTTTTCGTGGTCAAATCCGACTCCACCCAGCCCTGTCTAGTTTAAATAAGGCGCCTCCAGCTCCTGGCCCATGCTTTTGAGCGGGGCGGTGCTGCGGCGGCCGGTGAGGCGGGTGCTCAGCGCCTGGGCTTCCCGGGCGCTGAGCACGTTGAGCTCGTGCAGCCAGGCCACGCGGCGCAGCTGCGGCTCGATGAAGCCAAGGGGATTCACCTGGCCGTATTCGCTACGCAGGTAGGTTTTGGTGCGGCGCTCCAGTTCGGCCACCAGCTGGCGAAACTGCTTGCGCTGCCAGGGCCGGCCCGCCAGCGTCACCACCAAGTGGGCCGTTTGCAGCCGGAAGGTGCACCATTGCTGCTCGAAGCGCACCCAACTGGCCAGGGCGTTTAAACCTAGTATGCCCCACCACAGGTAGAGCGACAGGCTGGCCTGGCCTGTGGCCAGCCATTGGCGCCAGGGCTGGTAGCCCAGAAACGCCAGTAGCAAGCCCGTCAGCAGCAATTGATTGACGGGAATGTGCCGGTGCTCCACGGCCTTCACCGGCAGGATTTCTTCGTAGGGAACCTCGGTTTCGAGGGTCGCAACGCCTTGCGGGTTGCGCTTGCATACGTACAGGCTTTCGGCGCGCAGCACAATGCGCGTAGAGCCTTGGAACAGTTGCTTTTGGTTAAAAATCATGCGAAAAAGCCAGCGAGTACCGGCCAAAAATCAATCAAAAAATACCCGTTTTAAAGAGTTGTGGGATGGTTCGACGGCCTCGTGGCTGAACCCGCCGCGCTACCTGAACGGGCTGGGCGTGAAGCACAGCACAAAAATAGCCACCATCGCCCAGCCCAGCACCTGCCGGCCGGCGCTCAGGGGCCGCTCGTCGGGCGCGGGCGGATGGCCCACCCCCGTGAAGCGCCCCAGCAGCAGCCCGAACACCAGCCAGCCGGGGTTGCCCACTGCGCTTGGCACCGCCGTGGCGAGCGCCACCTGCGCCCCCCAGATGCCGGCCGCCAGCAGCAACCCCAGCCCGGGCCGGGGCAGCACCCGCCAGAAAATAAGCGCCAGGTAGCCCGCATACACCGGCCCGCCATAAAGCCAAGTTTGCCAGTCATCGCGCAGCGAAAAAAGGCCCAGCCCGGCGTAGAAGATGAAGCCGATGAACAGCACCGGCGCCAGCCGGTTGAAAATGCGGCGGCCCAGCAGCCCATACAGGATGTGGCCGCCGTCGAGCTGGCCCATAGGCAGCAGGTTGAGCGCCGTGAAAAACAAGCTCAGCGCCCCCGCCAGCAGCACCGGGTAATGCAGCAGCTCGTTGGGGTGGGGCAGGCGGGCGGGGTCGGCAAAGGCCGTTTCCAGCCACTGGTAGAGCAGCGGCTTGGCCAGGGTGAAGGCCTGCGTGCCGGCCGGGTACACGTGCTGGGCATAGTCGGCGCCAAATCGCGCGTACTCGGGGTGAATGCTGTACAGATAATCGAGCGGCGGCAGGTGCGTGAACCCATAGATGAGCAGCGGCACCGCCGCCAAAAACCCCGCCAGCGGCCCCGCCAGCCCAATATCAAAAAACTCGCGGCGTGAAAAGATGCGCTCCTTGATGCGAATGACGGCCCCGAACGTGCCCAGCCCCATCGGAAACGGCACATAATAGGGCAGCGAAGCCCGCACCCGGTTGTAGCGCGCCGTGAAGTAATGCCCGAACTCGTGCACCGTGAGCACTCCCAAAAACGGCAGCGCAAACGCCAGGCCGCGCGCCCACTCGCCCGGCTGCGGCACCGGCGG
Proteins encoded in this region:
- a CDS encoding site-2 protease family protein — encoded protein: MPFPENTPPTHAEPDPTGWPADASSSFNTLDAPEPQARLRAARRLFRRFERRAPSPWRTVALHLGLFVITLLTTTLAGVVLTRGTIGLLPLGFWEFPPVPQPGEWARGLAFALPFLGVLTVHEFGHYFTARYNRVRASLPYYVPFPMGLGTFGAVIRIKERIFSRREFFDIGLAGPLAGFLAAVPLLIYGFTHLPPLDYLYSIHPEYARFGADYAQHVYPAGTQAFTLAKPLLYQWLETAFADPARLPHPNELLHYPVLLAGALSLFFTALNLLPMGQLDGGHILYGLLGRRIFNRLAPVLFIGFIFYAGLGLFSLRDDWQTWLYGGPVYAGYLALIFWRVLPRPGLGLLLAAGIWGAQVALATAVPSAVGNPGWLVFGLLLGRFTGVGHPPAPDERPLSAGRQVLGWAMVAIFVLCFTPSPFR